A stretch of Ipomoea triloba cultivar NCNSP0323 chromosome 13, ASM357664v1 DNA encodes these proteins:
- the LOC116002333 gene encoding uncharacterized protein LOC116002333, with protein MGMYCLLNELTTFKRRSAVKVRVVRSYTVMERRGSSEIKSKELVLHDEEATVIHACIPKDVLPKFPERFLEGSVYCFKNFYVVANWHTYKTSMHEFMLQFNHETIMKESRSENFPYHMYRPIPFHTLKSNPAIDVKQLIGKIL; from the exons atggggatgtattgtctGTTGAATGAGTTGACGACGTTTAAGAGGAGGAGTGCTGTCAAGGTTCGAGTGGTTAGATCCTACACTGTAATGGAAAGGAGGGGCTCATCCGAGATCAAGAGTAAAGAGCTGGTTCTGCACGACGAAGAG GCAACTGTAATACATGCCTGTATACCAAAGGATGTTCTACCAAAATTCCCCGAAAGGTTTTTAGAAGGGAGTGTCTATTGTTTCAAAAACTTTTATGTTGTTGCAAATTGGCATACGTACAAGACTAGCATGCACGAGTTCATGCTGCAGTTCAATCATGAGACTATCATGAAAGAATCTAGGTCTGAAAATTTCCCTTACCACATGTACAGACCCATACCCTTCCATACTTTGAAAAGTAATCCAGCAATAGATGTCAAGCAATTGATTGGTAAGATCCTTTAG